In Chitinophaga nivalis, a single genomic region encodes these proteins:
- a CDS encoding putative quinol monooxygenase, with protein sequence MYKLIVALLVCLTSVGSIAAKSVIVPSSFFCKIPVATGPEMMQINAEKKIDTIAGKIVSIYGFLRPKKEQAAALREALLLLVNPTREEPGNLVYNIHEEKDGSFFLYEVWRSQEDLDLHFQKPYLQAFMGKINDWLAGNIEAHSGKLIAPWPQIK encoded by the coding sequence ATGTACAAATTAATAGTAGCACTGCTGGTTTGTCTGACAAGCGTAGGAAGTATAGCAGCTAAATCTGTCATCGTTCCGTCCTCCTTTTTCTGTAAAATTCCGGTAGCTACAGGTCCGGAAATGATGCAGATAAATGCCGAAAAAAAGATAGACACTATTGCAGGTAAAATCGTGAGCATCTATGGTTTTCTGCGGCCTAAAAAAGAACAGGCTGCAGCCCTGCGTGAGGCCTTGTTATTATTAGTGAATCCAACGCGCGAAGAGCCCGGTAATCTGGTATATAATATTCATGAAGAAAAAGATGGTTCCTTCTTTTTGTATGAAGTGTGGCGATCTCAGGAAGATCTGGACCTGCATTTTCAAAAGCCCTATCTGCAAGCATTTATGGGTAAGATAAACGATTGGCTGGCGGGTAATATTGAAGCTCATTCCGGCAAACTCATTGCGCCGTGGCCGCAAATAAAATAG
- a CDS encoding beta-class carbonic anhydrase produces the protein MSHSTILQQENSQVHQEVLAANDAYAKGFGEKSELPLPPGRKFAILTCMDARLDPAKYAGLSEGDAHVIRNAGGRASDDAIRSLIISHKLLGTREWFVIHHTDCGMQLFTDDVIRDLLATSLKTATVDEKGWRNIETAGGSDEARFISFLTFKDLAGSVIDDVKRIRNHPLVPGDIPVYGYIYDVKSGRLVEVPEATIAGRAA, from the coding sequence ATGAGTCACTCAACCATTCTGCAGCAGGAAAACAGCCAGGTGCACCAGGAGGTGCTGGCTGCAAACGATGCATATGCCAAGGGATTCGGAGAAAAAAGCGAACTACCGTTGCCCCCCGGAAGAAAGTTTGCGATTCTCACCTGTATGGACGCCCGGCTGGACCCTGCTAAATATGCCGGGTTAAGCGAAGGAGACGCCCATGTAATCCGCAATGCGGGTGGGAGGGCCAGTGATGATGCCATCCGCTCCCTGATTATTTCACATAAACTACTAGGTACCCGGGAGTGGTTTGTGATTCATCACACCGACTGCGGGATGCAGCTTTTTACGGACGATGTGATCCGTGACCTGCTGGCCACCAGCCTGAAAACAGCTACCGTAGATGAAAAAGGATGGCGCAATATAGAAACCGCTGGCGGCTCGGATGAAGCCCGGTTCATTTCTTTTCTGACCTTTAAAGATCTTGCCGGCAGCGTGATCGATGATGTGAAAAGGATCCGTAATCACCCACTCGTACCTGGCGATATTCCGGTGTATGGTTATATCTACGATGTAAAGAGTGGCCGGTTGGTGGAAGTACCGGAAGCTACTATTGCAGGAAGAGCCGCCTAG
- a CDS encoding HNH endonuclease: MLVVGESYSKETLYSILQVPTEKQRGPWNTGYVKYNNGIYLFANIGIPGRTGHDYNNTWEGPHLVWYAKTASHIGQQLMQEMINNTTPVYIFTREADRAPFIYHGIGQSIAYEDTRPVKITWRIIAAAQQTSATSFIDTEKSWALFLANAQKALLDQHTFTTAQQTATYRVVNVTATQVQIVNAATLSRHSSPIPITYKDFQQVITTIQTNTGKRRKNNNNRQEAIEAAIVWLIPTLDWDDALRPVIDKVDNNDPSNTTMLTVEAQDDQTVTLVTTLKRLRRGQNKLRNFLLQQYDGKCCITGCDVKEVLNACHIEPHAVKGLNNSQNALLLRSDIHDLWDVHLIGIHPQTLEIHIKDVLKNTAYASLAKKQLAIRRDQQNPDPAALTARWHLFAPKTSS; encoded by the coding sequence ATGCTAGTTGTTGGCGAAAGCTATTCCAAAGAAACATTGTATTCCATCTTACAAGTTCCTACAGAAAAACAAAGAGGACCATGGAATACCGGGTATGTCAAATACAATAATGGTATTTATCTGTTTGCCAATATTGGTATTCCTGGTAGAACAGGTCACGATTACAATAATACCTGGGAAGGCCCTCATTTGGTATGGTATGCCAAAACAGCTTCGCATATTGGGCAACAGCTTATGCAGGAAATGATTAACAACACCACACCTGTTTACATTTTCACAAGAGAGGCCGATCGAGCGCCCTTCATCTATCATGGCATAGGACAAAGTATCGCCTATGAAGATACCCGACCTGTAAAGATTACCTGGCGCATCATCGCTGCTGCACAACAGACATCGGCTACTTCCTTCATAGATACAGAAAAGAGCTGGGCATTATTTTTAGCGAATGCTCAAAAAGCACTATTAGACCAGCACACTTTTACAACTGCACAACAAACAGCCACCTACCGTGTCGTAAATGTCACCGCTACCCAAGTGCAGATTGTAAATGCAGCTACACTTTCTAGGCACTCATCTCCCATTCCTATTACTTATAAAGATTTCCAACAGGTCATAACCACCATACAAACGAATACTGGCAAGCGGCGTAAAAACAATAATAATCGACAAGAAGCTATCGAAGCGGCCATTGTATGGCTAATACCTACCTTGGATTGGGATGACGCACTCCGGCCTGTTATCGACAAAGTAGACAATAACGATCCTAGCAATACGACGATGCTTACTGTAGAAGCCCAGGATGATCAAACCGTAACCTTGGTCACCACTTTAAAACGGTTGCGCAGAGGACAAAATAAACTCAGGAATTTTTTACTCCAACAATATGATGGAAAGTGTTGTATCACGGGATGTGATGTGAAAGAAGTATTGAATGCTTGTCACATTGAACCACATGCTGTGAAAGGATTGAATAATTCTCAAAATGCATTGTTACTACGTTCTGATATACATGACCTATGGGACGTCCATCTCATTGGCATTCATCCGCAGACCTTGGAAATACATATTAAAGATGTTCTCAAAAATACGGCTTATGCCAGCTTAGCAAAAAAACAATTAGCCATCCGACGAGACCAACAAAATCCCGATCCTGCTGCCCTCACTGCCCGCTGGCACCTCTTCGCCCCTAAAACATCCTCCTGA
- a CDS encoding YciI family protein — translation MQEFVLIFRNSVNPHANPSPEELQERMQWLEQIVARQQLVDKGNALSVGTAKTVKPGNVVTDGPFTEIREFISGYVIIKAATIDEAVEWAQANPSLKAGGTIEVRALLKPEDKSTY, via the coding sequence ATGCAGGAGTTTGTATTAATTTTCAGGAACAGCGTGAATCCTCACGCCAATCCGTCGCCGGAAGAATTGCAGGAAAGGATGCAGTGGCTGGAACAAATCGTGGCCAGACAGCAGCTGGTGGATAAGGGTAATGCCTTGTCGGTAGGCACCGCCAAAACTGTGAAGCCGGGTAATGTTGTGACCGATGGTCCCTTTACAGAAATCAGGGAATTCATCAGTGGCTATGTAATCATAAAGGCAGCTACCATAGATGAGGCAGTGGAGTGGGCCCAGGCCAATCCCAGTCTGAAAGCCGGAGGTACCATTGAAGTACGGGCCCTGTTAAAACCGGAAGATAAAAGTACGTATTGA
- a CDS encoding RHS repeat-associated core domain-containing protein: MTIPKKTETNKRSQDTWSRFTLSPSPQQDRSHILLKSGAHRIYSPALLRFHSPDSWSPFDTGGLNAYSYCQGDPINHTDPTGH, encoded by the coding sequence ATGACTATCCCAAAAAAAACGGAAACGAACAAACGCTCCCAGGATACCTGGAGTAGATTTACATTATCCCCCTCTCCACAACAAGACCGCTCTCATATACTGTTAAAAAGTGGCGCTCATAGGATATATTCACCTGCATTGCTACGATTCCATTCTCCCGATTCATGGAGTCCGTTTGATACAGGAGGACTCAACGCATATAGTTATTGCCAGGGCGATCCCATTAACCACACGGATCCTACCGGGCACTGA
- a CDS encoding class I lanthipeptide yields the protein MKKKNVTKLKLGRIAISVLNDRQTMKVRGGNAVVPIDNRRYHITQAPCLPTRLEC from the coding sequence ATGAAGAAAAAAAATGTAACCAAATTAAAACTGGGCAGAATTGCCATCAGTGTATTGAATGACCGGCAAACCATGAAGGTACGTGGTGGTAATGCCGTAGTACCGATCGATAACCGTCGGTACCACATTACCCAGGCTCCTTGTTTACCCACTCGTTTGGAGTGTTAA
- a CDS encoding ester cyclase — MPSKHIIIASIAALLVPGIAASQSHHTKKNTIMHTTPDNKSIIRELYSNTLNKHDLTGLPAIISDEYTGANGIKGAAGFGAAMSDLFRSFPDIQWQVKSLLADGDQVAVQWIWTGTHLGAFQHIPPTGKKVTATGTIHYQLKAGKIIHLDLLTDRLGFLQQLEALPADLTTLRKHPLQQTGVKFIDKFFVPAAGKTAFLQRLHFNRHFIKTLPGFIEDAAYSYTDEQGNFTCITVASWDNITSLTQAKEAVQAEYRKQGFDLAAMLEQLHIVADRGVYQVMEN; from the coding sequence ATGCCATCTAAACATATCATCATAGCCAGCATAGCTGCTTTACTCGTACCAGGCATAGCCGCCTCACAATCTCATCACACTAAAAAAAATACCATCATGCATACCACACCAGATAACAAAAGCATCATCCGTGAACTGTATAGCAACACCCTGAACAAACACGATCTCACCGGATTACCAGCTATTATATCCGACGAATATACCGGTGCGAATGGCATCAAAGGTGCAGCCGGATTTGGTGCCGCCATGTCCGATCTGTTCCGCTCCTTTCCGGATATTCAATGGCAGGTAAAATCACTGCTGGCAGACGGCGACCAGGTAGCTGTACAATGGATATGGACAGGTACCCACCTGGGGGCCTTCCAACACATACCGCCCACCGGCAAAAAGGTAACTGCCACTGGCACCATCCACTATCAGCTGAAAGCCGGTAAAATCATCCACCTCGACTTACTCACAGACCGGCTCGGCTTTTTGCAGCAACTGGAAGCATTACCGGCAGATCTCACCACACTCCGTAAACACCCACTACAACAGACAGGCGTAAAATTCATCGATAAGTTCTTTGTTCCCGCCGCTGGCAAAACGGCCTTTTTACAACGACTTCATTTCAACCGCCACTTCATCAAAACATTGCCCGGCTTTATTGAAGATGCCGCCTATTCCTATACAGATGAACAAGGAAACTTCACGTGTATTACCGTCGCCAGCTGGGATAATATCACCAGTCTGACCCAGGCAAAAGAAGCCGTACAGGCAGAATACCGGAAACAGGGATTTGACCTCGCAGCCATGTTGGAACAACTGCATATTGTGGCCGACAGGGGCGTATACCAGGTAATGGAAAATTAA
- a CDS encoding DUF6984 family protein, translated as MPLTRKPTPQEASLLTRLIHTSALSLPENWRETLSVAPMNDSGMGSLYLFPQGKVIVNRQFGEQVSESQFTDRDGIAVIVSLHTDEQGELFELDVWKTDFNPLISFPEMEW; from the coding sequence ATGCCATTAACCAGAAAACCCACCCCGCAGGAAGCTAGCCTGCTTACACGCTTGATTCATACATCCGCCCTATCTCTCCCGGAGAACTGGCGGGAAACATTGTCGGTGGCTCCGATGAATGACAGCGGAATGGGCAGCCTTTACCTATTCCCCCAAGGTAAAGTAATAGTCAATAGGCAATTTGGCGAACAGGTAAGTGAATCCCAATTTACCGATCGGGATGGCATTGCAGTAATCGTTTCTTTACACACAGATGAACAGGGCGAACTGTTCGAGCTGGATGTCTGGAAGACTGATTTTAATCCGTTAATTAGTTTTCCGGAAATGGAATGGTAA
- a CDS encoding putative quinol monooxygenase, which translates to MVQKGLLLRLEAKPGKEAELDNFLKEGLAFVLEEPATISWYALQFGPSTFGIFDSFPDDQGRQAHITGALAQVLIAKIPDLLAVPPSVEKVDILVAKQP; encoded by the coding sequence ATGGTACAAAAGGGATTACTCCTCAGGCTGGAAGCCAAGCCAGGCAAAGAAGCAGAACTGGATAATTTTCTAAAAGAAGGACTGGCATTTGTGCTGGAAGAACCAGCTACCATCAGCTGGTATGCCCTTCAGTTTGGACCTTCAACATTCGGTATTTTCGATTCCTTCCCGGATGATCAGGGCAGACAGGCACATATCACAGGGGCATTGGCGCAGGTATTGATCGCTAAAATCCCTGATTTACTGGCAGTACCGCCCAGCGTTGAAAAAGTGGATATACTGGTGGCTAAACAACCTTAA
- a CDS encoding alpha/beta hydrolase fold domain-containing protein → MASIQSKVYHFLLRIMGVKSFVVKEFKKNDFSKRANAAAPPGDMFSRYDIQQDIAPNGRKVWSIQKRDTQPQRAILYLHGGAYIHNLVKQHWQFLDQLLLHTPYTTIIVPDYPLAPDHTYQDAFDMVVPIYKKLRQNSNITRVTLLGDSAGGGFSLALAQYALNAQLPQPDQLVLLSPWLDVALENPAIRDIDPLDPYLSVAGLQLAGKAYAGQKGTQHYLVSPINGPLAGLAPISLFIGTYDILVADARKFRILATAAGIPLRYVEYPEMVHVFLSLKVPEAKQAAKQIFAVLQEK, encoded by the coding sequence ATGGCAAGCATACAAAGTAAGGTGTATCATTTTTTATTGCGGATAATGGGTGTAAAAAGTTTTGTGGTAAAGGAGTTTAAAAAAAATGATTTCAGCAAACGGGCAAATGCGGCAGCACCACCGGGTGATATGTTCTCCAGATACGACATACAGCAGGATATAGCGCCGAACGGACGAAAAGTCTGGAGCATTCAAAAAAGAGACACCCAACCCCAACGCGCTATTTTATACCTGCACGGTGGCGCCTATATACATAACCTGGTGAAGCAACACTGGCAGTTCCTCGACCAGCTGCTGCTGCATACCCCCTATACCACCATCATCGTACCTGACTATCCTTTGGCACCGGATCATACCTATCAGGATGCCTTCGACATGGTAGTACCTATCTATAAAAAGCTACGCCAAAACAGCAACATCACGCGTGTAACACTCCTGGGGGATTCAGCCGGTGGCGGCTTCTCGCTCGCACTTGCCCAATATGCACTCAACGCTCAACTACCACAACCCGACCAGCTGGTTTTATTATCGCCCTGGTTAGATGTTGCCCTGGAAAATCCTGCTATCCGCGACATTGATCCATTAGACCCTTACCTCAGTGTAGCCGGACTGCAACTGGCAGGAAAGGCTTATGCCGGGCAGAAAGGCACCCAACATTACCTGGTAAGCCCCATCAATGGTCCGCTCGCCGGATTAGCGCCTATCAGCCTGTTTATTGGCACCTACGACATCCTGGTAGCAGATGCCCGGAAATTCAGGATATTGGCAACCGCTGCTGGCATTCCGCTCCGGTATGTGGAATACCCGGAAATGGTGCATGTATTTTTGTCGTTGAAGGTGCCGGAAGCGAAACAGGCAGCCAAACAAATCTTTGCCGTATTGCAGGAAAAATAG
- a CDS encoding winged helix-turn-helix transcriptional regulator, whose amino-acid sequence MSKIKESSTNFANKQILGTVCAEIYAASLIGGQWTLAICCHLANGKLRFGELKELIPNITERMLTLQLRKMEADKLVTRTVYPTVPLRVEYELTDSGQALRPIIKQLAAWGQEHRNKIRHRNKKGLRYQKQTGLL is encoded by the coding sequence ATGAGTAAAATAAAAGAAAGCTCCACCAACTTTGCCAATAAACAAATACTCGGGACAGTATGCGCCGAGATCTATGCGGCTAGCCTCATCGGAGGCCAATGGACGTTAGCCATTTGTTGTCACCTGGCCAACGGGAAGCTACGCTTCGGAGAATTAAAGGAACTTATTCCCAATATTACAGAACGTATGCTGACGTTGCAGTTACGTAAAATGGAGGCGGATAAACTGGTCACACGCACAGTATATCCCACCGTACCTTTACGGGTAGAATATGAATTGACTGACAGCGGGCAAGCGCTAAGACCTATTATAAAACAGCTGGCTGCATGGGGACAAGAACACCGGAATAAAATCAGACACCGGAATAAAAAAGGTTTGCGATATCAAAAACAAACCGGACTACTATAA
- a CDS encoding GNAT family N-acetyltransferase: MNSNHLIIRAATPQDYEAVFNVNKQAFQREDEALLVNELRSSQSFIPALSLVAVTNGIITGYILFTAMTIAQTTHQVVGLAPVAVLPAYQGLGIGGALIRKGLEIASTLGYEAAIVLGHEHYYPKFGFAPAIQWGILPPVELPANNFMAVALQPGALEHISGVAQYAPEFKL, encoded by the coding sequence ATGAATAGTAACCACCTCATCATAAGAGCCGCAACACCGCAGGACTACGAAGCGGTATTTAATGTCAATAAACAGGCCTTCCAACGGGAAGACGAAGCATTGCTGGTTAATGAGCTGAGAAGCAGCCAGTCGTTTATTCCGGCCCTGTCACTCGTAGCAGTAACCAATGGTATCATTACCGGTTATATTTTATTTACAGCGATGACAATAGCACAGACAACACATCAGGTAGTAGGTCTGGCGCCGGTAGCGGTATTGCCAGCTTATCAGGGACTGGGAATTGGCGGTGCCTTAATTCGCAAGGGGTTGGAAATAGCATCTACACTAGGATATGAAGCAGCTATCGTATTGGGGCATGAACACTATTATCCTAAGTTTGGATTTGCGCCTGCCATCCAATGGGGTATTTTACCGCCAGTGGAGCTGCCCGCTAATAACTTTATGGCGGTGGCCCTGCAGCCTGGCGCGTTGGAACATATTTCAGGAGTGGCGCAATATGCACCTGAATTTAAACTATAG
- a CDS encoding RNA polymerase sigma factor has product MAAENRFQQELLPQLFRGEYAKMTAVLCRHFGLAHMAIAEDIVSETFLKATETWRVRGIPENPTAWLYTVAKNKTKDYLKRIDLFENRIKDAIKPDAADPAPEIEFTPQIITDSQLAMIFAVCNPANAATAQICLALQILCGFSVEEIADAFLTNTATIKKRLFRARAMLREDHFQLQQPDESAIQSRLDVVLKTVYLLFNEGYYSKSNNHIIRKDLCSEALRLGLLLTENPLTNTTQANALLALMCFQSSRLEAREDAAGETILFEQQDKSRWSRELIEKGNYYLVNACSGNEVSRYHLEAGIAYWHTTPTDTDKWKHILQLYNQLILLAYSPMTALNRTFAFAKVYGAEEGIKEALQLNLAEMSEYHSLLGYLYTAIDTEKAIAYYHTAIQLTRSAAVRKTLQKEADRLRTLR; this is encoded by the coding sequence ATGGCAGCGGAAAACAGGTTTCAGCAGGAGCTTTTGCCGCAGCTGTTCAGAGGAGAGTATGCGAAAATGACGGCAGTATTATGCCGCCATTTCGGGCTGGCACATATGGCTATTGCAGAAGATATTGTCAGCGAAACCTTTTTGAAGGCAACGGAAACGTGGCGTGTCCGGGGAATTCCGGAAAACCCGACCGCCTGGTTATATACCGTCGCTAAAAATAAAACCAAAGATTACCTGAAGCGGATCGATCTTTTTGAAAACCGGATCAAAGACGCGATTAAACCCGACGCCGCGGATCCTGCCCCGGAAATTGAATTTACCCCACAAATCATTACTGACAGCCAGCTGGCGATGATATTTGCAGTATGCAATCCCGCGAATGCCGCGACAGCCCAGATATGCCTGGCATTACAAATACTTTGTGGTTTCAGTGTAGAAGAGATTGCGGATGCTTTTCTGACGAATACCGCCACTATCAAAAAGCGACTTTTCCGGGCCAGGGCTATGCTGCGGGAAGATCATTTCCAGCTGCAGCAGCCGGATGAATCGGCCATTCAGTCGCGGTTGGACGTAGTGCTGAAAACGGTTTACCTTTTGTTTAATGAAGGCTATTATTCTAAATCCAATAACCATATTATCCGGAAAGACCTTTGTTCAGAAGCCTTGCGACTGGGATTGCTGCTAACAGAAAATCCACTGACCAATACTACCCAGGCGAACGCTTTGCTGGCCCTGATGTGTTTTCAAAGTTCCCGGTTGGAAGCCCGGGAAGATGCTGCCGGCGAAACGATTCTGTTTGAACAGCAGGATAAAAGCCGCTGGAGCCGGGAGCTGATTGAAAAAGGGAACTACTACCTGGTGAATGCCTGCTCCGGTAACGAGGTGTCCAGGTATCACCTGGAAGCAGGTATTGCTTATTGGCATACAACCCCTACAGATACTGATAAGTGGAAACATATCTTACAACTGTATAATCAGCTGATCCTGCTGGCCTATTCTCCGATGACGGCATTAAACAGAACCTTTGCTTTTGCGAAGGTATATGGAGCGGAGGAGGGGATAAAAGAGGCCCTGCAGCTGAATCTGGCGGAGATGAGCGAGTATCATTCGCTGTTAGGATATTTATATACAGCGATAGATACAGAGAAGGCCATCGCGTATTACCATACCGCGATTCAGCTCACCAGATCTGCAGCCGTCAGGAAAACCCTGCAAAAGGAAGCAGATCGCCTGCGCACCCTGCGATGA
- the rsgA gene encoding ribosome small subunit-dependent GTPase A codes for MSLLHQYGWNSHLENHLSSRSDKTLTPARVTALQGQQYELITTTGIKDAMLAGALLYNNAPHELPKVGDWVLVTLYEEQAIILEVLPRQHVLSRKQPGKSNDIQVIATHVDVALIVQALDHDFNLMRLQRYLQQVKECMIQPVVLLNKQDLVAHPEDYRQQVTALGYECPVLLISAADKNTLTVLTEQYLTAGKTYALLGSSGVGKSTLMNTLLGQTRQQAGGISEITGKGKHTTTTRNLLLLPNGSLLIDSPGMRELGLTIADGDMITSHHPQINELAAYCRFSDCTHHHEPGCGVIAGVESGEIPMLVYQSYLKLYREQAKFQQSIFEKRTAARRFGKMSREANHLRKKNKY; via the coding sequence ATGTCATTATTGCATCAATATGGATGGAATTCCCATCTTGAAAATCATTTATCTTCCCGTTCAGATAAAACACTGACACCCGCAAGAGTAACCGCTCTTCAGGGACAACAATATGAACTGATTACTACCACCGGTATCAAAGACGCGATGCTGGCAGGTGCGCTGTTATACAACAATGCGCCGCATGAACTACCTAAGGTGGGCGATTGGGTATTGGTAACCCTGTACGAAGAACAGGCCATCATACTGGAGGTATTGCCCCGGCAGCATGTATTAAGCCGGAAGCAACCCGGAAAAAGTAACGATATACAGGTGATCGCCACCCACGTGGATGTGGCCTTGATTGTACAGGCGCTTGATCACGATTTTAACCTGATGCGCCTGCAGCGTTATTTGCAACAGGTAAAGGAATGTATGATACAGCCAGTCGTGTTGCTGAATAAACAAGACCTGGTAGCGCATCCGGAAGATTATCGGCAACAGGTGACAGCATTAGGCTATGAATGCCCGGTACTGTTGATCAGTGCAGCGGATAAAAATACCTTAACCGTGTTAACAGAACAATACCTCACAGCCGGGAAAACCTACGCATTGCTAGGGTCTTCCGGTGTGGGAAAAAGTACCCTGATGAATACTTTACTGGGCCAAACCCGGCAACAGGCAGGAGGCATCAGTGAAATAACCGGTAAAGGAAAACATACCACCACCACACGGAACTTGTTGCTATTACCCAATGGCAGCCTGTTGATTGATTCACCAGGTATGCGTGAACTGGGACTCACCATCGCTGATGGAGATATGATCACCTCCCATCATCCGCAAATCAATGAACTGGCGGCTTATTGCCGGTTCAGCGATTGCACCCATCATCATGAGCCGGGGTGCGGAGTAATAGCAGGCGTAGAAAGTGGAGAGATACCAATGCTGGTATACCAAAGCTATTTGAAATTATACCGGGAACAGGCGAAATTTCAGCAAAGTATATTCGAAAAAAGAACCGCTGCACGTCGCTTTGGTAAAATGAGCAGAGAAGCGAATCATCTGCGTAAAAAAAATAAATATTAA
- a CDS encoding methylated-DNA--[protein]-cysteine S-methyltransferase, whose amino-acid sequence MAFAYKYMSSPVGQLTLIASDKGLAAILWENDKPDRVHATADEQQDTHPVLVETEQQLNEYFAGSRSSFTIALDPIGTTFQQAVWKALQTIPFGETRTYMQIALQLGNPKAVRAVGAANGKNPISIIVPCHRVIGSSGSLTGFAGGLAAKAQLLSLEGIGSSTNQIEIPW is encoded by the coding sequence ATGGCATTCGCTTATAAATATATGTCCTCTCCCGTTGGCCAGCTGACGCTGATTGCCAGCGACAAAGGACTCGCGGCCATTCTTTGGGAGAATGACAAACCGGACCGGGTACATGCAACCGCTGATGAGCAACAGGATACCCATCCCGTGCTGGTGGAAACCGAACAACAGTTAAATGAATATTTTGCAGGCAGCCGCAGCTCCTTTACGATTGCGTTGGATCCGATAGGTACTACCTTCCAGCAAGCCGTCTGGAAAGCGCTGCAGACCATTCCTTTTGGAGAAACCCGCACCTATATGCAGATAGCCCTGCAGTTGGGTAATCCCAAAGCTGTACGCGCCGTTGGCGCTGCCAATGGCAAAAATCCGATTTCCATTATTGTGCCCTGCCACCGAGTTATCGGCTCCTCCGGATCACTTACCGGTTTTGCAGGCGGACTAGCAGCTAAAGCACAACTGCTCTCGCTGGAAGGTATTGGCAGCTCCACTAATCAGATCGAAATCCCCTGGTAA